From one Musa acuminata AAA Group cultivar baxijiao chromosome BXJ2-6, Cavendish_Baxijiao_AAA, whole genome shotgun sequence genomic stretch:
- the LOC135614761 gene encoding protein-tyrosine-phosphatase PTP1-like isoform X2, whose protein sequence is MAAVSAPVPVPAPSSTFNLGGLCSDPPPPLRPSGEQLKYCSEALDFFKEKLRTPTRIAQEFHRLQEMRPTMDEIVRKCSVALRDANLDKNRYTDILPFDNNRIVLNSTRDSTSLRNNYINASLIGLASGEKVSQFIATQGPLPETFEDFWEMVFEYRCPAIVMLTRVDNHRMMRKCANYFQAQNGLREFGKISIETKYTRTSDSSLVLRCLEVKHKELVKPALSVLHIQYPEWPDHGVPEVTASVREIFEMTHHLPPEIGPIVVHCSAGIGRTGTYCTIHNTLQRVLIDDMSSLDLKKTISEFRSQRLGMVQTMEQYFFCYDAIVDELEELLSRTL, encoded by the exons ATGGCTGCCGTCTCCGCCCCCGTCCCCGTCCCCGCCCCCTCCTCCACCTTCAACCTAGGCGGTCTCTGCTCCGATCCGCCACCGCCGCTCCGCCCCTCGGGTGAACAGCTAAAGTACTGCTCCGAAGCACTAGATTTCTTCAAGGAGAAGCTCAGAACCCCTACTAGGATCGCCCAGGAGTTCCACCGTCTCCAG GAGATGAGGCCAACGATGGATGAGATTGTGAGAAAGTGTTCCGTGGCTCTGCGAGATGCAAACTTGGATAAAAATCGCTACACAGATATTCTCCCAT TTGACAATAACAGGATCGTTCTCAATTCAACAAGGGACAGCACCTCCTTGAGGAACAATTATATCAATGCGAGTCTTATTGGG CTAGCATCTGGTGAAAAAGTCTCGCAGTTTATTGCTACACAAGGTCCACTCCCTGAGACCTTTGAAGATTTTTGGGAGATGGTATTTGAATATCGTTGTCCTGCAATCGTGATGCTAACACGTGTTGATAATCACAGG ATGATGAGGAAATGTGCTAATTATTTTCAAGCACAAAATGGGCTCAGAGAATTTGGAAAAATCAGTATTGAGACGAAATATACGAGAACATCTGATTCTTCATTAGTGCTGCGCTGCTTGGAAGTGAAACACAAAGAG TTGGTGAAACCAGCCCTTTCGGTTCTCCATATCCAGTACCCTGAATGGCCTGATCATGGGGTGCCTGAGGTTACTGCATCAGTTCGGGAAATTTTTGAAATGACACATCATTTACCACCAGAAATTGGCCCCATTGTTGTGCATTGCAG TGCAGGTATTGGGAGAACTGGTACGTATTGTACCATTCACAACACACTGCAAAGGGTTCTCATTGATGATATGTCTTCTTTAGATCTTAAGAAAACTATTTCTGAGTTCAGATCACAACGGCTAGGGATGGTTCAGACAATG GAACAATATTTCTTTTGCTATGATGCAATCGTGGATGAACTAGAAGAACTCCTCTCCAG GACATTATGA
- the LOC135614761 gene encoding protein-tyrosine-phosphatase PTP1-like isoform X1, giving the protein MAAVSAPVPVPAPSSTFNLGGLCSDPPPPLRPSGEQLKYCSEALDFFKEKLRTPTRIAQEFHRLQEMRPTMDEIVRKCSVALRDANLDKNRYTDILPFDNNRIVLNSTRDSTSLRNNYINASLIGLASGEKVSQFIATQGPLPETFEDFWEMVFEYRCPAIVMLTRVDNHRMMRKCANYFQAQNGLREFGKISIETKYTRTSDSSLVLRCLEVKHKELVKPALSVLHIQYPEWPDHGVPEVTASVREIFEMTHHLPPEIGPIVVHCSAGIGRTGTYCTIHNTLQRVLIDDMSSLDLKKTISEFRSQRLGMVQTMEQYFFCYDAIVDELEELLSRSAH; this is encoded by the exons ATGGCTGCCGTCTCCGCCCCCGTCCCCGTCCCCGCCCCCTCCTCCACCTTCAACCTAGGCGGTCTCTGCTCCGATCCGCCACCGCCGCTCCGCCCCTCGGGTGAACAGCTAAAGTACTGCTCCGAAGCACTAGATTTCTTCAAGGAGAAGCTCAGAACCCCTACTAGGATCGCCCAGGAGTTCCACCGTCTCCAG GAGATGAGGCCAACGATGGATGAGATTGTGAGAAAGTGTTCCGTGGCTCTGCGAGATGCAAACTTGGATAAAAATCGCTACACAGATATTCTCCCAT TTGACAATAACAGGATCGTTCTCAATTCAACAAGGGACAGCACCTCCTTGAGGAACAATTATATCAATGCGAGTCTTATTGGG CTAGCATCTGGTGAAAAAGTCTCGCAGTTTATTGCTACACAAGGTCCACTCCCTGAGACCTTTGAAGATTTTTGGGAGATGGTATTTGAATATCGTTGTCCTGCAATCGTGATGCTAACACGTGTTGATAATCACAGG ATGATGAGGAAATGTGCTAATTATTTTCAAGCACAAAATGGGCTCAGAGAATTTGGAAAAATCAGTATTGAGACGAAATATACGAGAACATCTGATTCTTCATTAGTGCTGCGCTGCTTGGAAGTGAAACACAAAGAG TTGGTGAAACCAGCCCTTTCGGTTCTCCATATCCAGTACCCTGAATGGCCTGATCATGGGGTGCCTGAGGTTACTGCATCAGTTCGGGAAATTTTTGAAATGACACATCATTTACCACCAGAAATTGGCCCCATTGTTGTGCATTGCAG TGCAGGTATTGGGAGAACTGGTACGTATTGTACCATTCACAACACACTGCAAAGGGTTCTCATTGATGATATGTCTTCTTTAGATCTTAAGAAAACTATTTCTGAGTTCAGATCACAACGGCTAGGGATGGTTCAGACAATG GAACAATATTTCTTTTGCTATGATGCAATCGTGGATGAACTAGAAGAACTCCTCTCCAGGTCCGCACACTAG
- the LOC135614762 gene encoding serine/threonine-protein kinase SAPK7-like codes for MEKYEVVRDIGSGNSGVARLMRNKETKELVAMKYIPRGEKIDEKVAREIINHRSLRHPNIIRFKEVVLTPTHLGIVMEYAAGGELFERICVTGRFSEDEARYFFQQLICGVSYCHFMQICHRDLKMENTLLDGSPAPRLKICDFGYSKSSVLHSRPKSTVGSPAYIAPEVLSQREYDGKMADVWSCGVTLYVMLVGAYPFEDPDDKKNFRKTIERIRSVQYKIPEYVHLSQDCRHLLSRIFVANPAKRITIKEIREHLWFLKNLPRELTEAAQATYRKKDDNMPTYSLQSVADITQIVRMARVPPSSAFDAGFSWPDDEEEPQEGKQE; via the exons ATGGAGAAGTACGAGGTGGTGAGAGATATCGGGTCGGGGAACTCTGGAGTCGCCCGGTTGATGCGGAACAAGGAGACCAAGGAGCTCGTCGCCATGAAGTACATCCCCAGAGGTGAAAAG ATCGATGAGAAGGTGGCGAGGGAGATCATCAATCACCGGTCGCTTCGGCATCCCAATATTATCAGATTCAAGGAG GTTGTGCTCACGCCCACGCATCTGGGGATCGTCATGGAGTACGCCGCCGGTGGAGAGCTCTTCGAGCGGATCTGCGTGACGGGAAGATTCAGCGAGGACGAG GCGAGGTACTTCTTTCAGCAGCTCATCTGCGGCGTCAGCTACTGCCACTTCATG CAAATTTGCCATCGAGACCTGAAGATGGAGAACACTCTGCTTGATGGCAGCCCGGCACCTCGACTCAAGATCTGCGACTTTGGTTACTCTAAG TCATCTGTGCTTCACTCGCGGCCGAAATCGACGGTGGGAAGCCCTGCATACATTGCTCCTGAGGTCCTCTCCCAGCGAGAGTACGATGGAAAG ATGGCAGATGTATGGTCCTGTGGTGTTACATTGTATGTGATGTTGGTGGGAGCCTACCCCTTTGAAGACCCAGATGACAAGAAAAATTTCAGGAAGACCATTGAG AGAATAAGGAGTGTTCAGTACAAGATACCCGAATATGTTCATCTCTCCCAGGACTGCAGGCATCTTCTCTCTCGGATCTTTGTGGCCAACCCTGCAAAG AGGATAACGATCAAGGAGATAAGGGAACACCTCTGGTTCTTGAAAAATTTGCCTAGAGAGCTAACAGAAGCAGCACAAGCAACGTACCGCAAGAAGGATGACAACATGCCCACCTATTCCCTTCAGAGTGTGGCAGATATAACTCAGATCGTCAGGATGGCAAGGGTTCCACCATCATCAGCTTTCGATGCAGGCTTCAGCTGGCCTGACGATGAAGAGGAGCCGCAGGAGGGCAAGCAAGAGTAA